The following are encoded in a window of Castanea sativa cultivar Marrone di Chiusa Pesio chromosome 9, ASM4071231v1 genomic DNA:
- the LOC142611242 gene encoding cucumisin-like: protein MGDLPKGKISASSIHTNILQEVVGRLLLHSYTKSFSGFVANLTTEEAQKLKGMEGVMSVFPNENNQLHTTRSWDFMGFPKNVNRTTFESDIIIGMFDTGIWPESESFNDQGFGPPPKRWRGICQESSNFTCNNKIIGARYYRSQGQLIGQDDFDSPRDSEGHGTHTASTAAGNLVSGASLLGLGLGTARGGVPSARIAVYKICWSRGCSDADILAAFDDAISDGVDIISLSAGGAPKDYFKDSIAIGAFHAMKNGILTSNSAGNSGPSPGSVTNVSPWSLTVAATTSDRKFVTNVKLGNGELYEGISINTFDLKNKMFPIIYGGDAPTIGSDPSDSRLCLAYTIDKKLVEGKILLCDMALDGEQQLATGAVGTIMQDTAFPDVAFSYLLPASSLGLKKVSELKDYYNSSRTPTATIQKSIEGKDKLAPYVATFSSRGPSRITRDILKPDLTAPGVDILAAWSEATTVTGDEGDTRIVPYNIVSGTSMACPHATAAAAYVKSFHPTWSPAAIKSALMTTAYPISVDRNTDEEFAYGAGQINPTRAINPGLIYDVGEIDYVDFLCGQGYSSEFLRLVTSENNSCPQTTKKLASHLNYPSFTLSSKSKSVRTHVFPRTVTNVGSPMSTYKAIVNAPAGLKIEVIPNVLSFKSLGQKKSFLVKVTRLKTKMDHIIISGSFIWYDGVHQVRSPIIAQVYS from the exons ATGGGCGATCTACCAAAGGGCAAAATTTCGGCATCATCTATTCATACCAACATTCTACAAGAAGTTGTGGGCAGGTTATTA CTACATAGCTATACGAAGAGCTTCAGTGGGTTTGTGGCTAATCTAACCACTGAGgaggcacaaaaattaaaag GCATGGAGGGAGTAATGTCCGTGTTCCCTAACGAAAATAACCAACTCCACACGACAAGGTCATGGGACTTCATGGGCTTCCCCAAGAATGTGAATAGAACAACTTTTGAGAGTGACATTATCATTGGAATGTTTGATACTGGGATTTGGCCAGAGTCGGAGAGTTTCAATGATCAAGGATTTGGTCCACCTCCAAAAAGATGGAGGGGCATTTGTCAAGAATCGTCTAATTTCACTTGCAACAA CAAAATTATTGGAGCTCGATACTATCGGAGCCAAGGACAATTAATAGGTCAAGATGATTTTGATTCACCAAGAGACTCTGAAGGCCATGGGACCCATACTGCATCAACAGCAGCAGGAAATTTAGTCAGTGGGGCAAGCCTATTAGGGCTTGGCTTAGGGACAGCCCGAGGAGGAGTTCCCTCTGCTCGGATTGCTGTTTACAAGATATGTTGGTCTAGGGGGTGTTCAGATGCTGACATTCTTGCGGCATTTGATGATGCAATCAGCGATGGAGTGGACATAATCTCTCTTTCAGCTGGAGGGGCTcctaaagattattttaaggactcGATTGCTATAGGAGCCTTCCATGCAATGAAGAATGGTATACTCACATCTAATTCTGCTGGCAATTCTGGTCCTTCTCCTGGATCAGTCACCAATGTTTCACCTTGGTCACTCACAGTGGCTGCTACCACTTCTGATAGAAAGTTTGTGACTAATGTGAAGTTGGGTAACGGTGAGCTTTATGAG GGGATTTCTATAAACACTTTTGACCTAAAGAACAAAATGTTCCCTATTATTTATGGTGGAGACGCCCCAACCATAGGTTCCGACCCATCTGATTCCAG ACTCTGTCTTGCCTACACCATCGACAAGAAATtggttgaaggaaaaattcttcTTTGTGATATGGCATTAGATGGGGAGCAGCAACTGGCTACCGGTGCAGTTGGTACTATAATGCAAGATACAGCATTCCCTGATGTTGCCTTCTCTTACCTTTTACCTGCTTCAAGCTTGGGCTTGAAGAAAGTAAGCGAACTCAAAGACTACTATAACTCATCTAG AACACCCACAGCAACTATACAAAAAAGTATTGAGGGAAAGGATAAATTGGCCCCATACGTAGCAACCTTTTCTTCAAGGGGACCTAGTCGAATTACAAGGGACATTCTCAAg CCCGATTTAACAGCACCTGGAGTGGATATTTTGGCTGCATGGTCAGAGGCTACAACTGTGACAGGAGATGAAGGAGATACAAGAATAGTTCCATATAATATAGTCTCTGGGACTTCAATGGCTTGCCCTCATGCAACTGCAGCAGCAGCTTATGTGAAATCGTTTCATCCAACATGGTCCCCTGCTGCAATTAAGTCCGCTCTAATGACAACAG CTTATCCCATAAGTGTTGACAGGAACACAGATGAGGAGTTTGCTTACGGGGCTGGTCAGATAAATCCTACAAGGGCCATTAACCCCGGTTTAATATATGATGTTGGAGAGATTGATTATGTAGATTTCTTGTGTGGGCAAGGCTATAGTAGTGAGTTTTTAAGACTTGTCACAAGCGAAAACAACAGTTGCCCACAAACCACTAAAAAACTTGCTTCACATCTAAACTATCCTTCCTTTACATTATCTTCCAAGTCAAAATCTGTGAGAACCCACGTATTTCCCAGGACTGTGACAAATGTTGGGTCACCAATGTCCACCTACAAGGCCATTGTAAATGCTCCAGCGGGACTAAAAATTGAAGTAATACCAAATGTGCTTTCATTTAAGTCTCTTGGGCAAAAGAAATCCTTTTTGGTGAAGGTCACAAGACTCAAAACAAAGATGGATCATATTATAATCTCTGGCTCCTTTATTTGGTATGATGGGGTGCATCAAGTGAGGAGCCCTATTATTGCTCAAGTTTACTCTTAA